Sequence from the Catenuloplanes indicus genome:
TTCATTCGCCCAACGAGACGCGGCGGCGCTCGGTGACGCGGCTGTGTGACCGTTTGGACAGCCGGGGGCGATTTTCGTCGGGGGAGAGACGTAGGCTGCCCGTCATGCGAATCGGAGCCCACGTCGATCCGGCCGACCCGCTGGCCGCTGCCGCCGCCCGCGGTGCCGATGCCGTGCAGTTCTTCCTCACCGACCCGCAGAAGTTCGACACGCCGGCGCCTCGCGCCGACGCGGACGCGCTGCGCGCCTCGGACGTGCAGCTCTTCGTGCACGCGCCGTACCGGATCAACGTGGCCACCACGAACAACCGGGTGCGCATCCCGAGCCGCAAGCTGCTGCTCGCGCACGCCCGCGCGGCCGCGGAGATCGGCGCAGCCGGGTTGATCGTGCACGGCGGTCACGTCGGCGACGGTGACGACATCGCGACCGGTTTCGACAACTGGCGCAAGACCTTCAGCTACGCGGCGAAGGAGGGTGGCTTCCCACTGCCCGTCCTGATCGAGAACACGGCCGGCGGGGAGAACGCGTGCGCCCGCACGTTCGACGCGATCGCCCGGCTGTGGGACGCGGTCGGGCCGCTCGGCGCCGGCTTCTGCCTGGACACGTGCCACGCGCACGCCGGCGGCGAGGCGCTGATCGACGCGGTCGACCGGGTCAAGGCGATCACCGGGCGGATCGACCTGGTCCACTGCAACGACTCGCGGGACGAGTTCGACTCGCGGCGCGACCGGCACGACAACATCGGGCACGGCATGATCGATCCGGAGCTGCTGGTCGGCGTGATCCGGGCGGCGGACGCACCGGTGATCGTGGAGACTCCGGGCGGCGCCGAGGGGCAGAGCGCCGACATCACGTTCCTGCGCAACCGTATCGGCGTCTAGACCGTCTTCACCGGCGTGCATACGAGACCACAAGGGGCAGTCGAGCGATGAGTACGGACAAACCGCAGCTCACCGGCGATGAGCAGGGCGGCGCCAAGGCTCCGGTGCCGGACCAGGCGGCCACCGCGACCAGAGCCGGCGACGACAAGGCCGTCGTCGCGGAGAAGGCGACCGCCGGGGCGAAGGCCGCCGGTGAGCCGGAGCGGAGTACGGCGGCGCTGCGGTCCGCGGCACCGGGCGAGGCGGCCACGGCCTCGAAACCGGCCGCGCGGCCCGGTGAGATGACCGTCGCCAAGGACCCGAACCGGGACCCGTTCGAGTCGTTCGGCCCGCCGCCACCGGTGCAGCTCACCCCGGTCGGCCGGGTGGCAGCCGCGGTACGCGGCGGGCTGACCCACGAGTGGACGATCGCGATCCTCGGCGGTCTGCTCTTCGCCGTGGTGATGACCTGGCCCACGCTGAAGTACCCGCTGCACACGATCCCGCAGGACATCTGGGACCCGACGCTGCAGGCCTGGCAGATGGCCTGGTCCGGGCACATCCTGCTGACCGACCCGGCGCGGCTGTGGGAGTCCAACACGTTCTATCCGAACGAGTTGAGCTTCGCGTTCTCCGACGCGCTGATCGGGTACGCGCCGGCCGGCATGATCGGCGAGGGACCGATCGCCGCGGTGCTGCGCTACAACATCATTTTCGTGCTGGCGTACGCGATGGTCTTCGTCGGCGGCTACGCGCTGGCCCGGCAGCTCGGCACCGGCCGGATCGCGGGCGCGGTCGCCGGCGCGGCGCTCGCGCTCGCGCCGTGGCGGCTGGCCCAGGCCGGTCACCTGCACGTCATGTCCAGCGGCGGCATCATGCTGGCGCTGGCGATGCTGGCCCGCGGCCACGGTTACTCACTGCGCCACGGCTACCGGCCGGAGAAGCGGCACGCCGGGTGGGCGCTGGCCGGCTGGCTGGTCGCGGCCTGGCAGCTCAGCCTCGGCTTCGGCATCGGGCTGCCGTTCGCGTACGCGCTGCTGCTGATCGTGGTGGTCTCACTGGTCACGTACCTGGTGAAACGATTCTGGGTGTGGACCGAGCCGAAGCCGTTCGGCTGGCGGCTGCTCGCGGCGGACGCGGGCGGTGGCCTGGTCTTCGGCGCGGTCGGCGCGCTGCTCGCGATCCCGTACTTCCGGGTCTCCGAGCTGTACCCGTACGCGAAGCGCAGCATCGAGGAGATCCAGCTCTACTCGCCGCCGCTACAGGGCTTCTTCACCGCGTCCGGCGAGTCCGCGGTCTGGGGCACGCTGCACGCACAGGCGCGGGACGCGTTGCCGTGGGCGCCGGAGATGACGCTGCTGCCCGGGTTCGCGCTGATCGGGCTCGCGACGGCCGGCCTGTTCTTCTCGATCTGGACGGTTCGGCAGCGGCTCCTGATGCTGGCCGGCGTGCTGGTCAGCGGCGCGCTGGCGATGGGCACCGAGTTCTTCGGCGGCACGTTCACCTACGTGCCGCTCTTCGAGTACCTGCCGGGCTGGCAGGGCATCCGCACGCCGGGTCGGCTGGTGCTGTGGACGACGATCTTCCTGGCGCTGCTGGCCGCGGGTGCGGTCGCGGCGTACTCGCGCCGGGCCGCCGACTTCTCCCGCGACCAGGTGCCGGCCCGGCCCGGCCTGCTGCTGCGCGTGGTCACGCTGCTGCCGCTGGTGGCGATACTGATCGAGGGTACGAACGCCACACCGCACCCGCTCGTGCCGCAGCAGCCGCTGGCGATGCGCACGGTGGACGGGCCGATGCTGGTGCTGCCCAGCGAGGGCGGCTGGGACCAGCACGTGATGCTCTGGTCGACCACCCGCTTCCAGCAGGTGACGAACGGTGGCAGCGGATTCACGCCGCAGCTCACCGACCAGATCCGGCAGTCCGCGGCGTCCTTCCCGGACCAGCCGAGCGTGGACTATCTGCGCAGCGTCGGCGTGCGGACCGTGGTGGTGCTGCGCGACCGGATCGGCGGTTCGGACCTCGCGGCCCGCGTCGACCTGCCGGTGGACTACCTCGGCATCACCCGCGAGGACATCGAGAACGCGGTGGTCTACCGGCTCTGACCAGCAGCGGAAACGACGAACGGCCCAGGCCGGCGACTGCCGGTCCGGGCCGTTTCGCGTTCAGGTCACACGGCGGACGTCGAAGGCCGCATGTTCCGGTGAGCCCAGGTATTCCTGGGACTTCATCCGGCACCAGGCCGGGATGTCGTTCGCGGCGGCCGGGTCGTCGGCCAGCACTCGGACCACCGCGCCGACCGGCAGCGCGGGGAGCCGCTTGGCCAGCGCGATCACCGGCAGTGGGCATCGCTGGCCGAGGCAGTCGAGGACCTCGGCCGGCGAGTCGTCACCGGCCGTCGTCATCGCCCGCCGACCGGCCGTCGCGGTCCACGTCCGGGTTTTCGGCCCCGGCCGGGTTCTCGCCCGCGGCCGGGCCGCCGCCCGCGGCTGAGCCATGGTTCGGGGAGGGTTCAGCCGAGCGGTCGCCGGTGGCCGGCGAGGTGGCGGACGCAGCCGCCGGGCCGGAGACGGACGTGCCGGCCCCAGAAGCGTCCACCGGGCCAGGGACGGCCGCCGGGCCGGACGCGGAGGTATCGACCCCCGAAGCGTTCGCCGGGCCGGAGACCGTTGCCGGCCCGGAAGTGGCCGCAGGGCCGGGATCAACCGCCGTGCCGGACGTCGCCGAGCCGGACGTCGGCGCCGTATCCACGCCGTCGCCGTCCGGGCCGGACACGTGGTGGCCGGCCGGGGGAGTGGACGGAGTCGCCGGGAGGTGGGCCGGTGGCGCGTCGGTGGCCACGCCGGCCCTACCGGTGCCGGGGCCCGCGCCCGCGAGTACCGGCAGCGGAGCCGGCCGGCCCCGGCCGAAGCGGCTGATCACCCACGGCGCGTCCGGTGCGCCGTCGAGGACGCCGCCGTCCGGGTCGTCCTCGTAGGTGGCGCGGACCGGGTCCTCCTCCGGGTGGCGGATCTCGCGGATCACGAACCAGCAGAGCGCCGCGACGGTGACCAGCCGCAGCGTGGACGCGAGCACGAACACGCCCTCCGGGAAGACCTGCTTGCCGGACGCGCCGAGCAGCTCGCCGTAGAACGCGACGAAGTACAGCACCTCGGCCGCCTGCCAGGCGAGGAACGCGCCCCAGCGCGGCCGGGCCAGCACCGCGAGCGGCAGCAGCCAGAGCACGAACTGCTGCGACCAGACCTTGTTGAAGATCAGGAATGCGGCCACCACCAGGAACAGCACCTGGGCCAGTCGCGGCCGGCGCGGCGCGGTCATGATCAGGTAGGCGACGCCGAGGCAGGCCAGGCCGAAGAGCGCGTAGCTGGTCCAGTTCAGCGCGGGATCGACGTTGTTACTGAACCACTCGAAGAGGCCCTGGTCGCCGGGGATCAGCGGGGCGAGCTTGCCGTCCAGGTACCGCCCGACGTACCAGAACGTGCCCCAGTCGATCGGCCGTTCCGTGTTCAGCTCGAAGAACCGGTTCCACGACTCGCGCCAGAGCAGGAACACCGGCGCGTTGACCGCGACCCAGGTGACCGCGCCGGTGCCGAACGTGATGAGCACCGGCCGGAGCTTCGCGGCCCGCAGCCCGAGGATGAGCAGCGGCCCGAAGATGAACAGCGGCCAGAGTTTGGCCGCGGCGCCGAGCCCGAGCAGCACACCGGCGAGCACCGGTTTGCTCTTCGCCCAGGCGTAGAGCCCCGCGGCGGCCAGACCGATCACCAGGAAGTCCCAGTTCACCGTGGCGGTGACGAACAGCGCGGGCGCGAGTGCGAACAGCGCCGCGTCCCACGGGCGGCGGCGGCGCAGCGCCAGGATGACGGCCGCGGTGGCGACCGCCAGCGCGGAGAGCACCAGCGCGTTCACGTCGTAGAAGAGCGTGCCCTGGTTGACCGCCGGGTTGTTCTCACCGTACGCGTGGACCGGCA
This genomic interval carries:
- a CDS encoding sulfurtransferase TusA family protein, encoding MTTAGDDSPAEVLDCLGQRCPLPVIALAKRLPALPVGAVVRVLADDPAAANDIPAWCRMKSQEYLGSPEHAAFDVRRVT
- a CDS encoding deoxyribonuclease IV; this encodes MRIGAHVDPADPLAAAAARGADAVQFFLTDPQKFDTPAPRADADALRASDVQLFVHAPYRINVATTNNRVRIPSRKLLLAHARAAAEIGAAGLIVHGGHVGDGDDIATGFDNWRKTFSYAAKEGGFPLPVLIENTAGGENACARTFDAIARLWDAVGPLGAGFCLDTCHAHAGGEALIDAVDRVKAITGRIDLVHCNDSRDEFDSRRDRHDNIGHGMIDPELLVGVIRAADAPVIVETPGGAEGQSADITFLRNRIGV
- a CDS encoding glycosyltransferase 87 family protein; this encodes MNVEQQPRVDNPGQSEPFVRGLSEAIGGPLGDHAAPGRGGTTPFWTASRIVLALVCLTLALHWVQKSPCRDGAWDNHVQYTRFCYTDVLALYYAEGLNEGKVPYRDHPVEYPVVTGYFMGALGLPVHAYGENNPAVNQGTLFYDVNALVLSALAVATAAVILALRRRRPWDAALFALAPALFVTATVNWDFLVIGLAAAGLYAWAKSKPVLAGVLLGLGAAAKLWPLFIFGPLLILGLRAAKLRPVLITFGTGAVTWVAVNAPVFLLWRESWNRFFELNTERPIDWGTFWYVGRYLDGKLAPLIPGDQGLFEWFSNNVDPALNWTSYALFGLACLGVAYLIMTAPRRPRLAQVLFLVVAAFLIFNKVWSQQFVLWLLPLAVLARPRWGAFLAWQAAEVLYFVAFYGELLGASGKQVFPEGVFVLASTLRLVTVAALCWFVIREIRHPEEDPVRATYEDDPDGGVLDGAPDAPWVISRFGRGRPAPLPVLAGAGPGTGRAGVATDAPPAHLPATPSTPPAGHHVSGPDGDGVDTAPTSGSATSGTAVDPGPAATSGPATVSGPANASGVDTSASGPAAVPGPVDASGAGTSVSGPAAASATSPATGDRSAEPSPNHGSAAGGGPAAGENPAGAENPDVDRDGRSAGDDDGR